From the Temnothorax longispinosus isolate EJ_2023e chromosome 6, Tlon_JGU_v1, whole genome shotgun sequence genome, one window contains:
- the LOC139814186 gene encoding GTPase-activating protein and VPS9 domain-containing protein 1-like isoform X3, protein MDNDPIWQSASANQLDLARVVVERTVMARVYHNALYLNEDGDVYRDQLFHGHINKLAKVVTPNHRDLRISKVYHYECPWSWAQAELAVISAYKTPRDKLQCVFRCATTIMNLFSMASERGIPAADDLTPVLVYRYVIIKTNPPSLYRLFNM, encoded by the exons ATGGACAACGATCCGATTTGGCAAT CGGCAAGCGCCAACCAGTTAGATTTGGCGAGAGTCGTGGTGGAAAGAACCGTCATGGCACGGGTATACCACAATGCGCTCTATCTAAATGAAGATGGAGATGTATATAGGGACCAGCTTTTTCACGGTCACATCAATAAGTTGGCAAAGGTCGTAACTCCAAATCACAGGGACCTACgcatttcaaaagtttatcaTTACGAATGCCCCTGGTCATGGGCGCAGGCTGAATTGGCTGTGATATCGGCGTATAAGACTCCTAGGGATAAGTTGCAGTGTGTATTTCGTTGCGCGACTACCATCATGAATCTCTTCTCCATGGCGTCGGAAAGAGGCATACCTGCTGCCGACGATCTGACTCCCGTGCTGGTCTACAGGTATGTCATAATCAAG ACTAATCCGCCGTCGTTGTATCGACTGTTCAATATGTAG